The proteins below come from a single Pleuronectes platessa chromosome 1, fPlePla1.1, whole genome shotgun sequence genomic window:
- the cry5 gene encoding cryptochrome circadian regulator 5, translating into MAHTCIHWFRKGLRLHDNPALLAALRDCKQLYPVFLLDPHLHNNMCINRWRFLVGALKDLDCSLRKLNSRLFVVRGRPEDVLPKLFDKWKVTKLTYEYDTEPYSLGRDTAVTALAKEHGVQVIYKISHTLYDIERIIEENNGKAPLTYTRMQALVKTLGPPKKPVPAPTVEDMAEVKTPCSESHEQQYGIPALEELCPDAAAQGEEPFPGGEQEALRRLDEHMKRTRWVCEFEKPQTSPNSLSPSTTVLSPYVTVGCLSARTFWWRLADVYQGKKHSDPPVSLHGQLLWREFFYTASVGIPNFNKMVGNPVCTQIDWDTKSEYLAAWREARTGFPFIDAIMTQLRQEGWIHHLARHAVACFLTRGDLWINWEEGQKVFEDLLLDGDWALNAGNWQWLSASTFFHQYFRVYSPVAFGKKTDKNGDYIKKYLPLLKKFPAQYIYEPWKAPGSVQQAAGCIVGKDYPHPIVQHELISKKNIQRMKSAYAKRSSDKTDSPTKKQGVKRKGPSVVDMMKKKEKRKKSPSS; encoded by the exons ATGGCTCATACATGTATTCACTGGTTCCGCAAGGGACTGAGGCTGCACGATAACCCAGCGCTCCTGGCTGCTCTGAGGGACTGTAAGCAGCTCTACCCTGTGTTCCTCCTGGACCCTCACCTCCATAACAACATGTGCATCAACCGCTGGAGGTTCCTCGTCGGGGCCCTGAAAGACCTGGACTGCAGCCTGAGGAAGCTCAACTCCAG GCTGTTTGTCGTGCGAGGCCGACCAGAGGACGTTCTCCCAAAGCTGTTCGACAAGTGGAAAGTAACAAAGCTGACCTATGAGTACGACACTGAGCCCTACAGTCTGGGCCGGGACACGGCAGTGACCGCATTGGCCAAAGAACACGGAGTCCAAGTCATCTACAAAATCTCTCATACCCTTTATGATATAGAGAG GATAATTGAGGAAAACAATGGGAAGGCTCCTCTTACTTATACCCGAATGCAGGCATTAGTGAAAACTCTTGGTCCTCCGAAGAAACCCGTCCCTGCGCCAACCGTGGAGGACATGGCAG AGGTGAAGACTCCTTGCTCAGAAAGCCATGAGCAGCAGTATGGGATCCCTGCTCTGGAGGAGCTCTGCCCAGACGCTGCAGCTCAGGGAGAGGAGCCGTTTCcaggaggagaacaggaggCTCTGAGGAGACTGGATGAGCATATGAAACGAACG AGATGGGTGTGTGAATTTGAGAAGCCCCAGACGTCTCCAAACTCTCTGAGCCCCAGCACCACTGTTCTCAGTCCGTACGTCACGGTCGGCTGCTTGTCCGCTCGCACCTTCTGGTGGAGGCTGGCAGACGTCTATCAGGGG AAGAAGCACTCAGATCCTCCAGTGTCCCTGCATGGCCAGTTACTGTGGAGAGAGTTCTTCTACACAGCCAGTGTGGGTATCCCAAACTTCAACAAGATGGTGGGAAACCCAGTATGTACTCAAATTGACTGGGACACCAAATCTGAATATCTGGCTGCATGGAGAGAG GCTCGGACTGGTTTCCCCTTCATAGATGCCATCATGACTCAGCTGAGACAGGAGGGCTGGATCCACCACCTGGCCAGACATGCTGTCGCTTGTTTCCTCACCAGGGGAGACCTGTGGATCAACTGGGAAGAAGGACAGAAG gtTTTTGAAGATCTCCTGTTGGATGGCGACTGGGCTCTGAATGCTGGGAACTGGCAGTGGCTCTCAGCCAGTACCTTCTTCCATCAGTACTTCAGGGTCTACTCGCCTGTCGCCTTCGGCAAGAAGACCGACAAGAATGGAGACTACATCAA AAAGTATCTTCCTCTTCTAAAGAAGTTCCCAGCTCAGTACATCTATGAGCCTTGGAAAGCTCCTGGCAGCGTCCAGCAGGCAGCaggatgcattgtgggtaaagaCTACCCACATCCTATTGTACAACATGAGTTGATCAGCAAGAAGAACATCCAGAGGATGAAGTCAGCTTACGCAAAGAGATCTTCAGACAAAACTGATTCACCCACTAAAAAGCAAG GTGTAAAGCGCAAGGGTCCATCTGTTGTCGAcatgatgaagaaaaaagaaaaaagaaagaaatcaccCTCTAGTTAA